From a single Aestuariibius sp. HNIBRBA575 genomic region:
- the paaI gene encoding hydroxyphenylacetyl-CoA thioesterase PaaI: MTPKERAVRAAEAMWTEDGASKWLGMTLVSVDEGMAVMTLKVQKHHCNGHGMCHGGITFSLADSCFAFACNSRNQSTVAQNNTMTYTAPAQVGDVLTATAREVSLTGRSGIYDVCVTDQNGKTIAEMRGLSRAINGQLFTE; this comes from the coding sequence ATGACCCCAAAAGAACGTGCCGTTCGTGCAGCAGAGGCGATGTGGACAGAAGATGGTGCTTCAAAATGGTTGGGTATGACGCTGGTTTCGGTTGATGAAGGCATGGCTGTCATGACGTTGAAAGTTCAAAAACATCATTGCAACGGGCATGGAATGTGCCATGGCGGCATCACGTTTTCACTTGCAGATAGTTGCTTTGCCTTCGCGTGTAACAGTCGCAATCAGTCGACTGTCGCGCAGAATAACACGATGACCTACACCGCGCCTGCACAGGTGGGCGACGTACTGACCGCCACTGCGCGTGAGGTATCTCTGACCGGAAGAAGCGGCATTTATGACGTGTGTGTCACCGATCAAAATGGCAAAACAATCGCAGAAATGCGGGGCCTTTCACGCGCAATCAATGGCCAATTATTTACAGAATGA
- a CDS encoding TetR/AcrR family transcriptional regulator — MSRPIAKDHDAKRIHILHVAARLFADQGYARASMSQVAKECGISKANIYHYYSSKDALLFDILDTYLSALRTRITSLDLDGLNPPEQLGRVIVETLQSYEGMDHEHKIQTEGIPLLPEDQQTILKSYQREMVVHMSDIVGRIAPEVFADDPRKLRATVMSIFGMLNWFYMWNSNAGHEARDEYAKLVTKLTLTGVHGL; from the coding sequence GTGTCTCGCCCTATTGCCAAAGATCACGACGCCAAGCGCATTCACATCTTGCACGTCGCTGCCCGTTTGTTTGCCGACCAAGGTTATGCGCGGGCATCGATGTCGCAGGTCGCAAAGGAATGCGGGATATCGAAAGCGAATATTTATCACTATTACAGCAGCAAAGACGCGCTGCTGTTTGATATTCTGGATACCTATCTGTCGGCCCTGCGCACCCGCATCACCAGTTTGGACCTGGACGGGCTAAACCCACCCGAACAATTGGGGCGGGTCATCGTGGAAACATTGCAATCCTACGAAGGCATGGATCACGAACATAAGATTCAAACCGAAGGCATCCCGTTACTGCCCGAAGATCAGCAAACAATTCTGAAGTCTTATCAGCGCGAAATGGTTGTTCACATGAGCGACATTGTCGGCAGAATTGCGCCAGAGGTTTTTGCAGATGACCCACGGAAATTACGTGCAACGGTGATGTCGATCTTTGGCATGTTGAACTGGTTTTACATGTGGAACAGCAATGCAGGTCACGAAGCAAGGGATGAATACGCCAAGCTGGTCACAAAGCTAACCCTGACAGGCGTGCACGGCCTTTAA
- a CDS encoding 2Fe-2S iron-sulfur cluster-binding protein, which translates to MARFHQLSVTDVTKTIRDAVIVTLKPVNGGDFDFTQGQYLTFRQDFDGTEVRRSYSICAGKDDGALQVGIKKVDGGAFSTWANENLAPGMTLEAMEPMGNFHTPITPDVAKTYLGFAGGSGITPVLSIMKTVLAREPQSTFSLVYANRGVNTIMFREELEDLKNLYMGRLTIIHVLESDAQDIDLFTGRVDTDKCKALFDHWIDIQSVDTSFICGPEPMMLGIAAALRDHGLTDDQIKFELFASAQPGRLIRKTNTDAIDVVAKSTEATISMDGSARSFTMDKDQSILEAALENALDAPYACKAGVCSTCKCKVLEGEVEMLANHALEDYEVAQGYVLSCQAYPVTDKVVVDYDH; encoded by the coding sequence ATGGCCCGCTTTCATCAACTGTCTGTCACTGACGTCACGAAAACCATCCGCGACGCGGTCATCGTGACACTAAAGCCAGTGAACGGAGGCGATTTCGATTTCACCCAAGGCCAATACCTGACCTTCCGTCAGGACTTTGATGGCACCGAGGTTCGGCGCTCTTATTCGATCTGCGCGGGCAAGGATGACGGGGCTTTGCAGGTCGGAATCAAAAAGGTCGATGGCGGCGCATTTTCCACATGGGCAAACGAAAACCTTGCCCCCGGTATGACGCTTGAGGCGATGGAGCCGATGGGGAATTTCCACACGCCGATCACACCTGATGTTGCAAAAACCTATCTGGGCTTTGCTGGCGGATCAGGTATCACGCCGGTTCTGTCAATCATGAAAACTGTACTGGCGCGCGAACCCCAGAGCACCTTTTCACTGGTCTATGCCAATCGCGGCGTGAACACGATCATGTTCCGCGAAGAGCTGGAAGACCTCAAAAACCTGTATATGGGGCGCCTGACAATTATCCATGTGCTGGAAAGTGATGCGCAGGATATCGACCTGTTCACCGGCCGCGTGGATACAGACAAATGTAAGGCGCTGTTCGATCACTGGATCGACATCCAAAGCGTCGACACCTCGTTCATCTGCGGGCCAGAACCGATGATGCTTGGCATTGCGGCGGCCCTGCGCGACCACGGTTTGACCGACGATCAGATCAAGTTTGAGTTGTTCGCCAGTGCCCAACCCGGACGCCTGATCCGCAAGACCAACACAGATGCCATCGACGTTGTCGCCAAATCGACCGAGGCGACAATCTCGATGGATGGATCGGCGCGCAGCTTCACCATGGACAAGGATCAGTCAATCCTCGAAGCCGCCCTCGAAAATGCGCTGGACGCGCCTTATGCCTGCAAGGCTGGCGTCTGTTCCACCTGCAAATGCAAAGTTCTGGAAGGTGAGGTGGAGATGCTCGCGAACCATGCGCTTGAGGATTACGAAGTTGCGCAGGGCTATGTTTTGTCCTGTCAGGCCTATCCTGTCACAGACAAAGTTGTCGTGGATTACGATCACTAA
- the paaK gene encoding phenylacetate--CoA ligase PaaK, with protein sequence MKDLAPAKADLEPIEIASRDEISTLQLERMKWSLRHAYDNVPMYRQRFDEAGVHPDDLKDLKDLAKFPFTYKNDLRDNYPFGLSAVPRDKLVRIHASSGTTGKPTVVVYTKNDIDVWADTLARSLRASGLRAGDTIHNAYGYGLFTGGLGAHYGIERLGAAVVPMGGGQTEKQVGLITDFEPKGIMVTPSYMLNILEGFHKAGIDPRESSLRVGVFGAEPWTNAMRKEVEDAFDMHAVDIYGLSEIMGPGVANECIETKDGLHVWEDHYYPEIINPATGEVVEDGEEGELVFTTLTKEGMPMIRYRTRDLTRLLPGTARTMRRMEKITGRSDDMIILRGVNVFPTQIEEQVMATGGLAPYFQIELYKSGRMDAMRVFVEANPNTADELSKTAAARMLTKHIKDMVGISTEVIVGEPGSVARSQGKAVRVVDNRNKE encoded by the coding sequence ATGAAAGATCTGGCCCCGGCAAAAGCCGATTTGGAACCGATCGAAATTGCGAGCCGTGACGAAATTTCAACGTTGCAGTTGGAGCGCATGAAATGGTCGTTGCGTCATGCCTATGACAACGTGCCCATGTATCGACAACGTTTTGACGAGGCAGGGGTGCATCCCGATGATCTGAAGGATCTCAAAGACCTGGCCAAGTTTCCCTTTACCTACAAAAATGACCTGCGTGACAATTACCCGTTTGGTCTGTCGGCTGTGCCACGTGACAAATTGGTGCGCATTCACGCGTCATCCGGCACCACAGGCAAGCCCACCGTCGTCGTTTATACCAAAAATGACATCGACGTTTGGGCAGACACGCTGGCGCGCAGTTTGCGTGCCTCGGGTTTGCGTGCAGGGGATACGATCCACAATGCGTATGGCTACGGTTTGTTCACGGGCGGGCTGGGCGCGCATTACGGCATTGAACGGCTGGGCGCTGCGGTTGTCCCGATGGGCGGCGGCCAGACAGAAAAGCAGGTCGGTCTGATCACCGATTTTGAGCCAAAGGGCATCATGGTGACACCGTCTTATATGCTCAATATTCTTGAGGGGTTCCACAAGGCGGGTATCGATCCGCGCGAATCTTCGCTTAGGGTTGGTGTGTTTGGCGCCGAACCGTGGACAAACGCCATGCGCAAAGAGGTCGAAGACGCCTTTGATATGCATGCGGTTGATATCTATGGGCTGAGCGAAATTATGGGCCCCGGTGTGGCCAATGAATGCATCGAAACCAAAGACGGGCTGCACGTTTGGGAAGACCACTATTACCCTGAGATCATCAATCCGGCGACCGGAGAAGTGGTCGAGGATGGCGAAGAAGGGGAGCTGGTCTTTACCACCTTGACCAAAGAAGGCATGCCAATGATCCGCTATCGTACCCGCGATCTGACACGCCTATTGCCCGGCACGGCCCGCACGATGCGGCGGATGGAAAAGATCACTGGCCGCTCTGATGACATGATAATCTTGCGGGGCGTTAACGTGTTTCCGACACAGATCGAAGAACAGGTTATGGCGACAGGGGGGCTTGCACCCTATTTCCAGATCGAACTTTATAAATCCGGTCGCATGGATGCGATGCGCGTGTTTGTTGAGGCCAATCCCAATACTGCGGATGAGTTGTCCAAGACAGCTGCGGCGCGCATGTTGACCAAGCATATTAAGGATATGGTTGGAATCTCGACGGAAGTTATCGTAGGAGAACCTGGGTCTGTTGCGCGCAGTCAGGGCAAAGCCGTGCGCGTCGTGGACAATCGCAACAAGGAATAA